The window CCTATGAAAATAGAAAACCGGCTTATTTAAAATTTGCCATTAACGAAAGTGATGCAGCTCCTTTGGTTGGGGACACCAGAGCACCCAAAGTATATGATGCAGCCATAAGATTGATGCAGGTAATGGAAATGGGAACTGACAAAACCCTAGGAACAATCATGAATTGGGGCAACCATCCAGAAACACTCTGGGCTGATAACACATTGGTAAGTTCAGATTTCCCCCATTATTGGAGAGAATATATGGAAAAAGGCATTGTTTACAACGATTCTATTTATCATAAAGGCCTCGGAGGTGTTTCCATATTTCTTAATGGTGCATTGGGTGGATTGATGACCACCAGACCTAGTGATCCAGTGATTCACCCCTATACCCAAGACACGCTAAAGGCTGCTACCGTAGAAAAAATAGATGCACAAGGATTGGCACTTGCCAAGATAAGTTTTGAGACCATGGCCCAAGGAATGGATACGGTTTACCAAAGTAACTTGGCTATCCGAGCCAAGACAGTACCTTTACCCATGAAAAATAAATTATTCAGGTTGGCCTCTTTTATAGGAGTATTTGACAGAGGTTTTATGTCATGGGGAAATGTAAGGTCTGAAGTAAATGTATGGAAACTTGGCCCTGCCACATTCGTACATATTCCGGGAGAATTGTACCCGGAAATCCTTAACGGTGGCGTGGAAGCACCGGAAGGAGCTGATTTTGGTATTGCACCAGTAGAAGTGCCCGCCATAAAAAGCGTGATGCCGGGCAAATATAAATTCTTTAGTGGAATGGCCAATGATATGATTGGTTATATTGTACCCAAAAGCCAATGGGATGAAAAACCTCCTTTCACCTATGGCCGAGAGACTGCCCCCTATGGTGAAGTTAATTCTTTAGGTCCCGAAACGGCCCCTATCCTTCACAGGGAGACTTTAAAACTACTGAATGATTTGTCTAAAACATCCGCTACCTTAGAGAAAAATTAACCTTACCCAATTCTATGAACAGCAAAGCCACCTCAGTTGAAGCCTATCTTGAAGAAATTCCTGACGAAAGAAAAGAAGCTTTTAATAAATTAAGGCAAACGATACTTTCAAACCTACCTGAAGGGTTTGAAGAGACCATGAGTTATGGCATGATTGGCTATGTAGTCCCTCACTCTGCATATCCTGCAGGTTACCATTGCAATCCAAAACTCCCCTTACCGTTTGTAAATATCGCCAATCAAAAAAACTACTTGGCTTTGTATCATTCCTGCATTTATGCTGACAGTGAACTAATGCGCTGGTTTAAAGAGGAATTCCCAAAACACAGTAAGGCCAAATTAGATATGGGTAAAAGCTGTATCCGTTTAAAAAAAATGGATCAAATCCCCTTTGATTTGATAGGTGAATTAATTACAAAAGTGAGTATGCAAGAATGGATCAACACTTACGAAAATAGCATAAAAAAATAGGGTGGAAAAAATTCCAACCCTATTTCATCAATTATTATAGCCTAAGGCTTATTATTTTTTAGCGATGTATTCCAACAAGTCAACAACTTTATTAGAATAACCCCATTCGTTGTCATACCAAGCGACCAACTTAACAAACTTATCGTTCAATTGGATTCCGGCACCTGCATCGAAAATTGAAGTTCTTGCATCACCAATGAAATCATTAGAGACTACTGCATCTTCAGTATATCCCATAATTCCTTTTAACTCACCATCAGCTGCTTCCTTCATTTTAGCACAAATCTCTTCGTAAGTAGCGCCTTTTGAAAGCCTTACAGTAAGATCTACTACAGAAACATCAGGAGTCGGAACCCTGAAAGACATACCTGTAAGTTTTCCGTTCAATTCAGGAATTACTTTACCTACGGCTTTAGCAGCTCCGGTAGAGGAAGGGATAATGTTTTGACCGGCTCCTCTTCCACCTCTCCAGTCCTTCATTGAAGGTCCATCAACAGTTTTTTGAGTAGCAGTGGTGGCATGAACAGTAGTCATTAGACCTTCTTCAATACCCCAGTTGTCATTCACAACTTTAGCTAAAGGTGCTAGACAGTTAGTGGTACAAGAAGCATTTGAAACAAATACCATATCAGAAGTGTAAGTACCTTCATTTACTCCCATAACGATCATTGGGGTATCGTCTTTTGAAGGAGCTGACATCACTACTTTCTTGGCACCGGCATCAATATGACCTTGAGCTTTTTCTTTGGTTAAAAATAAACCGGTAGATTCTACGACATACTCTGCGCCTATTTCAGACCATTTCAAATCCGCAGGATTTCTTTCAGAAGTTACTCTGATAGCATTCCCATTTACGACTAACTGGCCATCTTTAACTTCAACATCACCTTTGAAAGGGCCGTGAGTTGAATCATATTTTAGCATGTAGGCCATATAATCTACATCAATTAAGTCGTTGATGCCCACAATTTGAACATCTTCTCTTTCTTGTGCAGCACGGAATACGAGTCTTCCTATCCTACCGAATCCATTGATACCTACTTTAATTTTTTCCATAATGTTGATTGTCTATTCTATGGTTTAAAAGATTACTATTTTTTGCTGTTCACCGCTTTGGAAATAAAATGAAGTTCTAGTGCTGAACAATTCAAAATTAGCCAATTGGTCCATTTGAACTTTCCTTCCGAAATTTTCAATGGTCAAATTTATAAAAATTAAATTTATCATTGAAATTTTGGTTTTGAATAGTTTCAAAAACTTATCAATTACCTGACAAACCTACCGTTCTGAAAATTTATCTTAATTTTGAACTTCACTTCAATTGCTTTATGGAAGAATTAGATCAAATGCAGATCAATTTTGGAGAGGATTCTTTATTTCTAATGAACTTATCCTTAGCGGTAATCATGTTTGGCGTCGCTCTAGAAATTAAACTTACCGACTTCAAATACTTATGGTCACATCCCAAATCATTTATACTAGGCATTACCTCCCAATTTCTATTGCTCCCATTTCTAACCTGGGTTTTAATTCTGTTGATTCAACCAAGTCCCAGTGTAGCCCTAGGCATGTTTTTAGTGGCAGCTTGTCCCGGTGGAAACATTTCAAATTTTCTTACCAATTATGCACGTGGCAACAGCGCACTCTCGGTTAGTCTTACGGCTTTTGCCACATTAAGTTCTATAGTGCTCACTCCCTTTAATTTCGCATTATGGTCAGGGCTTTATTCTCCTTCTGCGCTCTTACTAAAAAGTATCAGCTTAAATTACAGCGATGTCTTTGAAACCGTAGCACTTATCCTTGGCATTCCATTGATGTTAGGCATCTATGTGAATAAAAGAAAACCATTTCTTGCTGAAAAAATGGCAAGCTTACTAAAACCAATTAGCGTAGTAATCTTTATAAGCATTGTCATAATTGCATTTTATAGCAATTTCGATCTTTTTATTAGAGTAATTGGATGGGTTTTTGGATTGGTTTTGATGCATAACCTTGTAGCCTTAGGTTCAGGTTTTAGTTTGTCAAAAATTTTTGGTTTAAATCTAGAAGACACCAAAACCCTAACCATTGAAACAGGAATCCAGAATTCAGGATTAGCCCTGGTTTTAATTTTCAACTATTTCGACGGTTTAGGAGGAATGTCCATTATCGCAGGATGGTGGGGTATTTGGCACATCGTTTCAGGCCTGACTATCGCTAGCCTTTGGAAAAAATACAATTATGTGGCAAAGGTTGTTTAATACCCTACTCAACAGGTTGGTGAAAACAGCCTTATGGTTTTATTTTTCAGAAATTGAAGTGGTTGGAAATTGGAAGTCTTTAAAAGACAAACCCACTTTAATTATTTCAAATCACCAAAATGCCTTATTGGATGCTTTATTGATCGCAACCTACATCGACCTAAAGCCTTATTTTCTTGCAAGAGCCTCTGTATTTAAAAACCCTCTAATTGCCAAAATTTTGGCCTTTATAAGAATGGTGCCTGTTTACAGGATCAGAGATGGATTTGGAACAATTATAGGAAATAATAAAAGTTTTGCCTTATGTAAATCTATCCTCAAAGGAAATGGGAAAATATTAATTTTTCCTGAAGGAAACCATAGCCTTAAACGCCAGGTTAGACCCCTTAGTAAAGGTTTTACAAGGATAGTAACTGCTACTTTGAAAGATGACCCCTCATTTAATTTAAATATACTTCCTATAGGTATAAACTACCAAGCCCACCAAAAATCAGGTTCAAAGGTTTTGCTAGAAATAGGTGCTCCAATACCGGCAAAGAAATATCTCGGAGAGGAAAGAAAATTAGTGAATACATCAAAAGAGAAATTAAAATCCCTAACATTACATTTGCCCGAAAAAAATTACAACGATTCCATAAAGCATATTCTACAATCCGGTTTGGACATCACAAAGGTCAGAGGACAAGAGAGATTAAATTCTAAAGGAAAATTAAAATCGGGCTACAGGTGGAAAAACCGGTTATTTAAAGCTTTTCATTTTCCCCTTTGGCTGATTTGGAAATGGATAAAACTCAAAGTGAAAGACAGGGTGTTTTATGGAACGATTAAATTTTGTATTGGACTAGTTGGAATTCCACTTTATTACCTCGGTTTATTTATTTTATTTTCAAAGTTTTTATCAACAACTATTGCGTTTCTTGTCATCTTACTTTTGTTATTGGTTCTAAAAATTAATAGGAATTATTACAACATTAATGAAGAAAAACTGATAAAATATTGAGCTTCCCAACACCCCTCCAAAGCCATTTTTAACTCCTACCAATGAATAGGTTTTCGAGCTAAAATCACTTCAATTTTGCTTATATTGACAACAAATCGACTAAAAAAGGAAATACATTGGAAAGAATGGCTGCTTGACCACAACAAAGAAGTTTTTGCTATTTTCCATTTTATTGTACAACCTTCTTTAGAACCAATTGACAAATAGTTGCTTGTTCAGATAAAGAATAGAAGTATATTTGAGCGCTGCTGTATCTTTTTTGATTTAACTAAGTAATTTTAGCAGACCTATTAACAACTACATGGAATATAAGCGGCTATTAAAAAACAATAAAGACTGGGTTCAAAAAAAACTGGGGAATGATCCCGATTTTTTCAAGAAACTTACCAAGGAGCAAAAACCTCTTCATTTATTTATTGGATGCAGCGACAGTAGGGTGACAGCAGAAGAACTTTTAGGTGCAGATGCGGGAGAAGTGTTCGTACATAGAAACATTGCCAATTTAGTACCCAACAACGACAATAATTCAGCCTCAGTTATTGAATATGCCGTAGGACACTTGAAAGTAAAACATATTATTGTATGTGGGCATTACTTGTGTGGGGGCATTGCTGCAGCCCTGGAGTCAAAGGACTTGGGAATATTAAACCCCTGGCTAAGAAATATAAGAGATGTATACCGCCTACATTTTGATGAATTAAGCGCCATTACCGATGAAACCCAAAGATACAATCGCTTGGTGGAACTAAATGTACAAGAACAGTGCATCAATGTTGTCAAGATGGCCGTATGGCAAAAAAGCTTCCTAGATAATGGTGGCCCAATTATTCATGGAGTAGTCTTTGACATCAAGACTGGGAACTTAATAGATCTAAATATTGATGTAAATAAGATATTGAAAGACGTAAGAAATATTTATGATCTAGGATCATAAAAAGGATACCAGTACTTACCAAATAAAGAGTTCATGACTTTAAGGCCGAGAAAAAATTCCCTCGGGCAATAAAATTGTAAGGGTATATCCATCAACCAATTTCCCAAGGCATTTTGACCTTTGATTTTACCTTTGGAAATAACACATAATCAGCTTCCCCAAAAAGCGCAAATGAATAAACATCTTCAACCTTAATTCGTTTCTTGATCAGGGGAAGTTTATTGTCTGAAAGAGCAATAGCATCAACAATCAATATCCGATGGTGCCCATAAAATTCCAAACTCGGGTCTCCTTCCCCATCTTCAAATTGGGCCAAAGCATTGGATTCGAGAGTTTCGGAAAAGTCAATAATTTTTAAAGAAACACCTAACTGATGGGCAATCATCAAAGCAGGTGCTTTTCCTCCTTCTGAAAGGCCTAAA of the Cyclobacterium marinum DSM 745 genome contains:
- a CDS encoding DUF1801 domain-containing protein; amino-acid sequence: MNSKATSVEAYLEEIPDERKEAFNKLRQTILSNLPEGFEETMSYGMIGYVVPHSAYPAGYHCNPKLPLPFVNIANQKNYLALYHSCIYADSELMRWFKEEFPKHSKAKLDMGKSCIRLKKMDQIPFDLIGELITKVSMQEWINTYENSIKK
- the gap gene encoding type I glyceraldehyde-3-phosphate dehydrogenase; translated protein: MEKIKVGINGFGRIGRLVFRAAQEREDVQIVGINDLIDVDYMAYMLKYDSTHGPFKGDVEVKDGQLVVNGNAIRVTSERNPADLKWSEIGAEYVVESTGLFLTKEKAQGHIDAGAKKVVMSAPSKDDTPMIVMGVNEGTYTSDMVFVSNASCTTNCLAPLAKVVNDNWGIEEGLMTTVHATTATQKTVDGPSMKDWRGGRGAGQNIIPSSTGAAKAVGKVIPELNGKLTGMSFRVPTPDVSVVDLTVRLSKGATYEEICAKMKEAADGELKGIMGYTEDAVVSNDFIGDARTSIFDAGAGIQLNDKFVKLVAWYDNEWGYSNKVVDLLEYIAKK
- a CDS encoding bile acid:sodium symporter family protein: MEELDQMQINFGEDSLFLMNLSLAVIMFGVALEIKLTDFKYLWSHPKSFILGITSQFLLLPFLTWVLILLIQPSPSVALGMFLVAACPGGNISNFLTNYARGNSALSVSLTAFATLSSIVLTPFNFALWSGLYSPSALLLKSISLNYSDVFETVALILGIPLMLGIYVNKRKPFLAEKMASLLKPISVVIFISIVIIAFYSNFDLFIRVIGWVFGLVLMHNLVALGSGFSLSKIFGLNLEDTKTLTIETGIQNSGLALVLIFNYFDGLGGMSIIAGWWGIWHIVSGLTIASLWKKYNYVAKVV
- a CDS encoding 1-acyl-sn-glycerol-3-phosphate acyltransferase, with translation MWQRLFNTLLNRLVKTALWFYFSEIEVVGNWKSLKDKPTLIISNHQNALLDALLIATYIDLKPYFLARASVFKNPLIAKILAFIRMVPVYRIRDGFGTIIGNNKSFALCKSILKGNGKILIFPEGNHSLKRQVRPLSKGFTRIVTATLKDDPSFNLNILPIGINYQAHQKSGSKVLLEIGAPIPAKKYLGEERKLVNTSKEKLKSLTLHLPEKNYNDSIKHILQSGLDITKVRGQERLNSKGKLKSGYRWKNRLFKAFHFPLWLIWKWIKLKVKDRVFYGTIKFCIGLVGIPLYYLGLFILFSKFLSTTIAFLVILLLLLVLKINRNYYNINEEKLIKY
- a CDS encoding carbonic anhydrase, with translation MEYKRLLKNNKDWVQKKLGNDPDFFKKLTKEQKPLHLFIGCSDSRVTAEELLGADAGEVFVHRNIANLVPNNDNNSASVIEYAVGHLKVKHIIVCGHYLCGGIAAALESKDLGILNPWLRNIRDVYRLHFDELSAITDETQRYNRLVELNVQEQCINVVKMAVWQKSFLDNGGPIIHGVVFDIKTGNLIDLNIDVNKILKDVRNIYDLGS